A single region of the Biomaibacter acetigenes genome encodes:
- the cooS gene encoding anaerobic carbon-monoxide dehydrogenase catalytic subunit gives MQDNKQCNGCEQALNLLLKKAKDDKVETVWGRALAMQPQCGFGEMGVCCTNCSMGPCRIVKISPDGPKKGVCGATEDTMAARNLARSIAAGSAAHSDHGRDIAEALLNFVKQKRPIKDKEKLKLLAEEWGIKSCDDDTENLVAKVAKTALDEFGKPFGHLRFVERAPKKRKDIWESMNVVPRAIDREIVEVLHSTHMGCDADYRNIMNAAVRAALSDGWGGSMIGTELSDILFGTPAPHEVEANLGVLKEDSVNIVIHGHEPTLSEAMVIAVNDPEMIEMAKKQGAESINLVGMCCTGNEISMRHGIPMAGNFFQQELAIVTGAVEAMVVDVQCIMPSLSQLAKCYHTKLITTSCKAKIPGAIHIEFDEIKSIECAKKIVQEAVINFKNRTGNLLIPKEKSKGKVGYSVEAIIKTLDGVTNTFAHPSGTVKPLVDAIKSGVVRGAAAIVGCNNHRVPYDKCHVELARELIKNDVLVVTTGCGAHACIKAGLMSDDAVKLAGKGLATACGLLKIPPVLHMGSCVDISRILHLVSMVANYMDVDIKDLPIAAAAPEWMSEKALSIGTYAVASGIYVVLGVSPQVTGSENLTKYLTSDMEDIYGGRFDIEPDALKAAGKIINHIENKRKALQI, from the coding sequence ATGCAAGATAATAAACAGTGTAACGGCTGTGAGCAAGCTTTAAATCTACTCCTAAAAAAAGCAAAAGACGATAAGGTGGAAACGGTTTGGGGTAGAGCCCTGGCCATGCAGCCCCAGTGTGGTTTCGGGGAGATGGGAGTTTGCTGCACCAACTGTTCCATGGGGCCCTGCCGCATAGTGAAGATATCCCCTGATGGTCCTAAAAAAGGTGTATGCGGTGCCACGGAAGATACCATGGCCGCCAGGAATCTTGCCAGGTCCATTGCAGCGGGTTCCGCAGCCCATTCCGACCATGGAAGGGATATTGCTGAAGCTCTGTTAAATTTCGTAAAGCAAAAAAGACCGATAAAAGATAAAGAAAAACTGAAGTTACTGGCTGAAGAATGGGGAATAAAAAGTTGCGATGACGATACCGAAAATCTAGTGGCAAAGGTTGCAAAAACGGCTCTAGATGAATTCGGGAAGCCTTTTGGTCATCTCCGGTTCGTTGAAAGGGCTCCCAAAAAGAGAAAGGATATATGGGAAAGTATGAATGTAGTCCCCCGGGCTATTGACAGAGAGATAGTAGAGGTGCTTCATTCGACTCATATGGGTTGTGATGCAGATTATAGAAACATAATGAATGCAGCGGTGAGGGCTGCCTTGAGCGATGGCTGGGGAGGCTCCATGATAGGCACTGAGCTTTCGGACATATTGTTCGGGACCCCCGCACCCCATGAAGTTGAAGCAAACCTGGGAGTCTTAAAAGAAGACTCCGTTAACATAGTGATTCACGGTCATGAACCCACACTATCGGAAGCCATGGTCATCGCGGTAAATGACCCTGAGATGATCGAAATGGCGAAAAAACAAGGGGCTGAAAGTATAAACCTTGTGGGCATGTGTTGCACAGGCAATGAAATATCCATGAGGCACGGCATTCCCATGGCAGGCAATTTCTTTCAACAGGAACTGGCTATAGTGACAGGGGCAGTGGAGGCCATGGTGGTGGACGTGCAGTGCATCATGCCATCCCTATCACAATTAGCAAAATGCTATCATACCAAACTCATAACCACATCTTGCAAAGCTAAAATACCCGGAGCCATTCATATAGAATTTGATGAAATAAAATCCATAGAGTGTGCTAAAAAAATCGTTCAGGAAGCTGTCATAAATTTCAAAAACAGGACCGGCAATTTGCTCATACCTAAAGAAAAATCAAAGGGCAAAGTAGGCTACAGTGTGGAAGCCATTATTAAAACACTGGATGGTGTGACGAACACCTTTGCACATCCTTCGGGCACAGTCAAACCCCTTGTCGATGCCATAAAGTCTGGTGTAGTGCGGGGCGCAGCAGCCATAGTGGGATGCAATAACCATCGGGTGCCTTATGATAAGTGTCATGTGGAACTTGCCAGAGAACTTATAAAAAATGATGTTCTCGTGGTGACCACCGGATGCGGTGCCCATGCCTGTATAAAAGCCGGCCTCATGAGCGATGATGCCGTAAAGCTTGCCGGCAAAGGTCTTGCCACCGCCTGTGGGCTTTTAAAAATACCGCCGGTGCTCCACATGGGTTCTTGCGTTGATATAAGCAGGATATTACATCTAGTTTCCATGGTGGCAAATTACATGGATGTGGATATTAAAGATCTTCCGATAGCTGCTGCGGCTCCCGAGTGGATGTCTGAAAAAGCACTGTCCATAGGGACATATGCCGTAGCATCGGGGATTTACGTAGTGCTGGGAGTATCGCCACAAGTTACCGGTTCTGAAAATCTTACCAAATATCTGACTTCCGATATGGAAGATATTTATGGAGGAAGATTTGATATAGAGCCAGACGCCTTAAAAGCCGCCGGGAAGATAATAAATCATATTGAAAATAAAAGGAAAGCACTACAAATTTAA
- a CDS encoding 4Fe-4S binding protein: MVKISFDRDLCLGCKTCELACAAAHSRVNSIIGAIKENKISRIRIKKVSGKIKLEQCKLCQNPKCIDSCPTKSLSKEENGTVKVNYLTCTGCGLCKEACPFGAIVLGPFPTLCDRCAESDEPLCARACPTKALKVKAV; the protein is encoded by the coding sequence ATGGTGAAGATTTCCTTTGACAGGGATCTATGCCTGGGGTGCAAGACCTGTGAACTTGCATGCGCAGCGGCCCACTCCAGGGTCAATAGTATCATAGGCGCCATAAAAGAAAATAAAATTTCTCGTATAAGAATAAAAAAGGTAAGCGGAAAGATCAAACTGGAACAATGCAAGTTATGTCAAAATCCAAAATGCATAGACAGTTGCCCTACAAAGTCTCTGTCAAAAGAAGAAAATGGCACGGTGAAAGTTAATTATTTAACGTGCACCGGATGCGGACTTTGCAAGGAGGCATGCCCCTTCGGAGCCATAGTGCTGGGACCTTTTCCGACACTGTGTGACAGATGCGCTGAATCCGATGAACCTCTTTGCGCCAGGGCCTGTCCTACCAAAGCCTTGAAAGTAAAAGCCGTATAA
- a CDS encoding [FeFe] hydrogenase, group A: protein MQVVNIDEQNCKGCTLCSQVCKVNACTGEPLIPHFIDTKKCVNCGQCVVTCPARAAKDINCIEEVQKAVEDKNTITVVQGAPAVRVTLGEEFGMDSGSIVPGRMAAALRKLGFDRVYDTCFAADLTIMEEGHELLKRVKDGGTFPMFTSCCPAWVLYMEKNYPDLLGYLSTCKSPQQMFGAVVKSYIAKKEGINPARIYMVSVMPCTAKKYEITRPEMICDGYKNVDAVLTTRDLAELLRKKHIDISQLVEEDFDTPFGEYTGAGVIFGATGGVMEAALRTACEVLDGKPLKKLSFYDVRGISSFREAEVEAGGIKLKVAVVHGLEKIKPLLDSLRGGRLNYHFIEVMTCPEGCIGGGGQPNIPKKSVRDKVIKERMKSIYYYELGLAKRKSNDNPQIKLIYEDFLGKPLGEMSHHLLHTTYGSASTLDGKK from the coding sequence ATGCAAGTAGTAAATATTGATGAACAAAATTGCAAAGGATGCACCCTGTGTTCCCAGGTTTGCAAGGTAAATGCCTGCACCGGAGAACCGCTTATTCCTCATTTCATAGATACAAAAAAATGCGTCAACTGCGGCCAATGTGTGGTGACATGTCCTGCCCGGGCAGCAAAAGATATAAATTGTATTGAAGAAGTACAAAAAGCTGTAGAGGATAAGAATACCATAACAGTGGTGCAAGGTGCACCTGCCGTAAGAGTAACCCTGGGCGAGGAATTCGGCATGGATTCCGGCTCCATCGTGCCGGGCAGGATGGCGGCTGCCCTAAGAAAACTGGGGTTTGATAGAGTTTATGATACCTGTTTTGCTGCCGATCTCACCATCATGGAAGAAGGACATGAACTCTTGAAGCGCGTAAAAGATGGAGGCACCTTCCCCATGTTTACCTCCTGCTGCCCGGCCTGGGTGCTCTACATGGAAAAAAATTATCCTGACCTTCTTGGATACCTTTCTACCTGTAAATCCCCCCAGCAGATGTTTGGAGCCGTGGTGAAATCATATATAGCTAAAAAGGAGGGCATTAATCCAGCCAGGATATACATGGTATCTGTCATGCCCTGTACCGCCAAGAAATATGAGATAACAAGGCCCGAGATGATATGTGACGGATATAAAAATGTGGATGCGGTCCTCACTACCCGAGACCTTGCGGAATTGCTCCGAAAGAAGCATATAGACATATCACAGCTTGTAGAAGAGGATTTCGATACACCCTTTGGGGAGTATACCGGAGCCGGCGTCATTTTCGGAGCCACCGGTGGTGTCATGGAAGCTGCCCTTCGTACAGCCTGTGAAGTGCTAGATGGAAAACCTCTCAAAAAGTTATCCTTCTATGATGTAAGGGGAATATCCAGTTTTAGAGAAGCCGAAGTGGAAGCCGGAGGAATAAAATTAAAAGTAGCTGTAGTGCACGGCCTTGAAAAAATAAAGCCTTTACTGGACAGCCTCAGGGGAGGCAGGCTTAACTATCATTTCATTGAGGTCATGACATGCCCCGAAGGCTGTATAGGTGGAGGAGGGCAACCCAACATCCCCAAAAAATCAGTGAGGGATAAGGTCATAAAAGAACGCATGAAATCCATTTACTATTATGAACTGGGCCTTGCTAAAAGGAAATCTAATGACAATCCCCAGATAAAGCTCATATATGAAGATTTCCTGGGTAAGCCACTGGGTGAAATGTCCCACCATCTATTGCATACAACGTACGGTTCAGCATCTACATTAGATGGTAAAAAATGA
- the fdhF gene encoding formate dehydrogenase subunit alpha, which produces MKPLTEYIRTVCPYCGCGCNINLHVKDGRVVRTSPATENAINDGVLCIKGMLAHEFVHSPERLKIPLIRENGRFREASWHEALSLISQKFLQIKRESGPDAFGILSSARATNEENFLVSKFARAVIGTNNIDHCARLUHACTVAGLAMAFGSGAMTNSIGEISEADVIFIIGSNTAEQHPMVASKVMEAVRRGARLIVADPRKTYIAERAFIHINNKPGSDLALINSMMNVIIEDGAYDEEFIRDRTENFEAVKQAVKECTPEWAESITGVSREDIRRAARTYAEAERSSILYCMGITQYVTGTFNVISLANLAMLTGNVGKRASGVNPLRGQNNVQGACDMGALPDCLSGYQKVTDAAAREKFSSVWNVKLPEKPGLTVSEMAGKIRGMYIIGENPAVTEPNLNHLFKFLENIEFLVVQDLFFTETARYAHVVLPAASFAEKDGTFTNTERRVQLVRKAIEPVGQSKADWKIIAELSAYMGYPMSYDHPSQIMDEIASLTPMYGGISYERLEKGGIQVPCPNKDHPGTIFLHEHGFARGKGKFIPVKYTPPVEESCKEYPIALTTGRVLYHYHSGTMTRKVDFLMRKCPEAFIEINPEDAQKLSITDGESIIVESKRGKVRVKARVTEKIRKGVAFMPFHFAEAAPNYLTTDDVDPKAKTPQLKLCAVKLSREEGRSCK; this is translated from the coding sequence GTGAAACCATTGACTGAATACATAAGGACCGTATGCCCTTACTGCGGTTGTGGCTGCAATATTAATCTTCATGTGAAGGATGGCAGAGTGGTGAGGACATCCCCGGCCACGGAAAATGCCATTAACGACGGGGTGCTCTGCATAAAGGGGATGCTGGCCCATGAGTTTGTCCATTCACCCGAGAGGCTGAAGATCCCTCTTATCCGGGAAAATGGCCGCTTCAGGGAGGCCAGCTGGCACGAGGCTCTCAGTCTTATATCCCAGAAGTTTTTACAGATAAAGAGGGAAAGCGGCCCGGATGCCTTTGGTATCTTGAGCTCCGCCAGGGCTACCAATGAGGAAAATTTCCTGGTTTCCAAGTTTGCCAGGGCCGTCATCGGCACCAACAATATAGACCACTGCGCCCGCCTCTGACACGCCTGCACTGTGGCAGGTCTTGCCATGGCATTTGGTAGTGGTGCGATGACCAATTCTATAGGAGAAATTTCCGAAGCCGATGTGATTTTTATAATCGGTTCAAATACCGCCGAGCAACATCCGATGGTGGCCTCCAAAGTCATGGAGGCTGTAAGAAGGGGAGCCCGATTGATTGTGGCCGACCCTAGAAAGACTTACATTGCCGAGAGGGCTTTTATCCATATAAACAACAAGCCTGGGTCCGACCTTGCCCTCATCAACTCTATGATGAATGTCATAATAGAGGACGGGGCTTATGATGAAGAATTCATAAGAGACCGCACCGAGAATTTCGAGGCGGTAAAGCAAGCTGTAAAAGAGTGTACTCCAGAGTGGGCGGAGAGTATAACCGGAGTGAGCAGGGAGGACATCCGCAGGGCCGCCAGGACTTACGCCGAGGCCGAGAGGTCTTCTATCCTCTATTGCATGGGTATAACCCAGTATGTGACCGGCACCTTCAATGTTATATCCCTGGCCAATCTGGCTATGCTCACCGGAAATGTAGGCAAAAGGGCATCGGGGGTAAATCCACTCCGGGGCCAGAACAATGTGCAGGGGGCCTGTGACATGGGAGCCCTGCCGGATTGCCTCAGCGGTTACCAGAAGGTGACGGATGCGGCCGCCAGAGAAAAGTTCAGCAGCGTGTGGAATGTCAAGCTGCCCGAAAAGCCCGGCCTCACGGTATCGGAAATGGCTGGGAAGATCAGGGGCATGTATATTATAGGAGAAAACCCCGCAGTTACAGAGCCCAATTTAAACCATCTATTTAAGTTTCTGGAAAACATAGAATTTCTGGTGGTGCAGGATTTGTTTTTCACCGAGACCGCCCGATATGCCCATGTGGTGCTGCCGGCCGCATCTTTTGCGGAAAAAGACGGTACTTTTACAAATACTGAACGCAGGGTCCAGCTGGTGAGAAAGGCTATAGAACCTGTGGGCCAATCCAAAGCAGACTGGAAAATAATAGCAGAGCTTTCAGCATACATGGGATATCCTATGTCTTATGATCATCCATCTCAGATAATGGATGAGATAGCCTCCCTTACCCCCATGTACGGCGGCATAAGCTATGAAAGGCTGGAAAAAGGTGGTATTCAGGTACCGTGTCCCAACAAGGACCATCCCGGTACCATATTTCTACACGAACATGGTTTTGCCAGGGGAAAGGGCAAGTTTATTCCTGTAAAGTATACGCCTCCAGTAGAAGAATCTTGTAAGGAGTACCCCATAGCCCTTACCACCGGCAGGGTGTTATACCATTACCATTCAGGCACTATGACCCGAAAAGTGGATTTTCTGATGAGGAAATGTCCCGAAGCCTTTATAGAGATAAATCCTGAAGATGCCCAAAAACTTTCCATAACGGACGGGGAATCTATCATAGTGGAATCTAAAAGGGGAAAAGTCAGAGTAAAAGCCAGGGTCACAGAAAAGATCAGAAAAGGGGTTGCCTTCATGCCTTTTCACTTTGCGGAAGCCGCTCCCAATTACCTGACCACCGATGATGTAGACCCAAAGGCCAAGACGCCCCAGCTTAAATTATGTGCCGTAAAGCTTTCCAGGGAGGAGGGCCGTTCATGCAAGTAG
- a CDS encoding 4Fe-4S dicluster-binding protein — MPFIIKKADCIGCGSCFNLCPYESIAEVRGEREYYTIDQKACMECSLCFRCCPVKAVKVAEQECSGGETID; from the coding sequence ATGCCCTTCATCATTAAAAAAGCAGATTGTATTGGCTGCGGATCATGTTTCAATCTGTGCCCCTATGAATCTATAGCAGAAGTCAGAGGAGAAAGGGAGTATTACACGATAGACCAGAAGGCGTGTATGGAGTGCTCCCTGTGCTTTCGATGCTGCCCTGTAAAAGCTGTAAAAGTTGCGGAACAAGAATGTTCGGGAGGTGAAACCATTGACTGA
- a CDS encoding PDGLE domain-containing protein encodes MKKWGVILLTAVLVALILSPFASTHPDGLERVAENLAFAEKGSSPVAWFSPMPDYVVRGISDGKISTAMAGVIGTFITFIVVFGVMKALSPGRR; translated from the coding sequence TTGAAAAAATGGGGAGTAATTTTGCTGACAGCAGTCCTTGTGGCCTTAATACTCTCACCCTTTGCGTCCACTCACCCCGATGGCCTGGAAAGAGTGGCGGAGAATCTGGCCTTTGCGGAGAAAGGCAGCAGCCCCGTGGCCTGGTTTTCTCCCATGCCCGATTATGTAGTCCGCGGCATATCCGATGGGAAAATTTCCACTGCCATGGCAGGGGTTATAGGAACATTTATTACATTTATTGTGGTCTTTGGAGTGATGAAAGCGCTGTCACCTGGCAGGAGATAA